A window of the Virgibacillus pantothenticus genome harbors these coding sequences:
- the glpT gene encoding glycerol-3-phosphate transporter, with amino-acid sequence MLELFKPAPAKERLPGDKIDSEYKKLRFQVFMGIFIGYAAYYLIRKNFSIAMPYLTEEGFSKGELGLALSAISIAYGISKFVMATVSDRSNARVFLVTGLILSATINLLIGFVPFFTSTITIMFIMLFLNGWVQGMGWPPSGRVLVHWFSVSERGGKTAIWNIAHNVGGGLMAPLAIGGVSLATTYFGATSIGYKGIFILPALVAVVIAIIAFVLIRDTPQSVGLPPIEEHRDDYPSKSKKTFETELTTKEILFKYVLNNKWVWAIAIANIFVYFVRYGVLDWAPTYLSEEKGFNMSESGIAYFLYEWAGIPGTLLCGYISDKVFKGRRGPAGVVFMIGVMIAVLIYWFNPAGNPLIDNMALIAIGFLIYGPVMLIGLQALDFVPKKAAGTAAGLTGFFGYIGGAVTANAIMGFVVQHFSWNAGFMLLTASCILSVVLFAITWNVRGQEVVKKH; translated from the coding sequence ATGTTAGAATTGTTCAAACCAGCTCCAGCCAAGGAAAGATTACCAGGGGATAAGATAGATTCCGAGTATAAAAAACTTAGGTTTCAGGTCTTTATGGGGATTTTCATTGGCTATGCAGCTTACTATTTAATTCGTAAAAACTTTTCGATCGCGATGCCTTATCTGACTGAAGAAGGATTCTCAAAGGGAGAATTAGGGTTAGCGTTATCAGCTATTTCCATTGCATATGGGATAAGTAAATTCGTTATGGCAACTGTCTCAGATAGGAGTAACGCAAGAGTTTTTCTAGTTACTGGTTTAATTTTATCTGCAACTATAAACTTGTTAATAGGATTTGTTCCTTTCTTTACTTCAACCATTACCATCATGTTTATTATGCTGTTTCTTAATGGCTGGGTTCAGGGAATGGGGTGGCCGCCATCTGGTCGTGTGCTCGTACACTGGTTTAGTGTTAGTGAACGCGGAGGCAAAACCGCTATTTGGAATATAGCTCACAATGTTGGGGGAGGGCTTATGGCTCCATTAGCCATTGGCGGTGTGTCCCTTGCAACCACTTATTTCGGAGCAACTTCTATAGGATATAAAGGAATATTTATTCTTCCGGCTCTAGTCGCTGTTGTGATTGCAATTATTGCTTTTGTATTAATTCGTGATACTCCACAATCCGTCGGCCTACCACCGATTGAAGAACATCGTGATGACTACCCAAGTAAATCTAAAAAAACATTCGAGACCGAACTAACCACTAAAGAAATTTTATTTAAATATGTGTTAAACAATAAATGGGTATGGGCTATTGCTATTGCCAATATTTTTGTTTATTTCGTGCGCTACGGTGTATTGGATTGGGCTCCAACCTATTTAAGTGAAGAAAAAGGGTTTAATATGAGTGAATCAGGAATTGCTTACTTCCTATATGAGTGGGCAGGTATTCCTGGTACATTATTATGTGGTTATATTTCCGATAAAGTATTTAAAGGACGTCGTGGACCAGCGGGTGTAGTGTTTATGATCGGGGTAATGATTGCAGTTCTTATATATTGGTTTAACCCCGCCGGTAATCCTTTGATTGACAACATGGCATTAATCGCTATTGGTTTCTTAATTTATGGTCCGGTTATGCTAATTGGTTTACAGGCTCTTGATTTTGTACCTAAAAAAGCTGCAGGTACTGCTGCTGGATTAACTGGTTTCTTTGGATATATCGGTGGCGCCGTAACAGCGAACGCTATTATGGGATTTGTTGTGCAACACTTCAGCTGGAATGCAGGATTTATGCTGTTAACTGCATCTTGCATACTTTCGGTTGTTTTATTTGCAATCACATGGAATGTACGTGGACAGGAAGTTGTAAAAAAACATTAA
- a CDS encoding glucosamine-6-phosphate deaminase yields the protein MKKQMKKIFVKDYDEMSKKGYEIIKEVIETKEQPVISMTTGGSPRGLFKLFVEDIKNGLDISQTTIMNLDEYMGPKDAPYTVRTFMYENLYKLVEAKPKNIFLIDGEAQDTDKEIARYKAILDQYPRDVQLLGLGTNGHIGANEPGTPFDSTIFLAQHDESTIQSTMREYGIERVDAPTEMITLGFTEILAAEKVILLVSGKHKAEAVKALLEGEITPDCPATALRNCENAVVIIDEEAASLLEK from the coding sequence GTGAAAAAACAGATGAAAAAAATTTTTGTAAAAGATTACGACGAAATGTCAAAAAAGGGCTATGAAATAATAAAAGAAGTGATTGAAACGAAAGAACAACCGGTCATCTCTATGACCACAGGCGGTTCACCGAGAGGATTGTTTAAATTATTCGTAGAAGATATTAAGAATGGTTTAGATATTAGCCAAACGACCATCATGAATTTAGATGAGTATATGGGTCCTAAAGATGCTCCGTATACAGTACGAACATTTATGTATGAAAATTTATATAAATTAGTTGAAGCAAAGCCTAAAAATATATTCTTAATTGATGGGGAAGCTCAAGACACAGATAAAGAGATTGCCAGATATAAAGCCATCCTTGATCAATATCCTAGGGATGTGCAATTGTTAGGCTTGGGTACAAACGGTCATATTGGAGCGAATGAGCCGGGAACTCCTTTTGATTCCACAATCTTCTTAGCACAGCATGACGAATCAACCATCCAAAGTACGATGAGAGAATATGGCATAGAAAGAGTAGATGCCCCAACAGAAATGATAACTCTCGGGTTCACGGAGATCCTAGCAGCAGAAAAAGTAATCCTGCTCGTATCAGGGAAACATAAAGCAGAAGCAGTAAAAGCTTTACTAGAAGGCGAAATCACTCCGGACTGTCCTGCTACTGCATTAAGAAATTGTGAAAATGCAGTTGTGATCATAGATGAAGAAGCTGCATCTCTACTGGAAAAATAA
- a CDS encoding PTS transporter subunit EIIC: MRTAIQKFGKTLMGPLSIIVASGLLLGIVSILQNPSLVGETVANFEAVQNFIGGVRAIVSMMFGLLPILFAISVATGLAKEDKEIAGFAVVIAFIIFHVVIGYLLELKGITLETTSVEYLMQDGLNQIKAFEISNAYESMLGVFTYRMGVFGGILVGLWTAFIHNRYHTKQLPTAFSFFSGNRFVPIVIIVTIPFLSIITFFIWPYFNSAINGLGSLISKSGALGTFMYGFSERLLIPTGLHHVLNQLIRFTPIGGTAVVDGETVSGALTIFNSVMASSQPDIDILRQSTRFLTQGTHAFMVFGLPAACYAMYKTSYLKQRPKIKGMLLASALTAFITGITEPIEFAFIFISPVLWLFHAFMAGLSFLIMTLMDVAVGNAGGGMIDLTIFGILQGTYTRWYLIVLVGIVYAVIYYFVFKFVIEKFNIKTPGRSDESDLNEEDEIVASDDNHFGANILQALGGKENIVEIDNCISRLRLVLNDTSLVNESLLKATGSMGLVKIDNKNLQVVYGSKVEQAARSLKNEVRK, encoded by the coding sequence ATGAGAACTGCTATCCAAAAATTTGGAAAAACGCTAATGGGACCATTATCGATTATTGTAGCTTCAGGTTTGTTACTTGGTATTGTATCTATCCTACAAAATCCGTCTCTTGTCGGGGAAACCGTTGCGAACTTTGAAGCAGTTCAAAATTTTATAGGCGGAGTTCGGGCAATTGTTTCTATGATGTTTGGTCTACTACCAATTTTGTTTGCTATATCAGTAGCTACCGGCTTAGCAAAAGAAGATAAAGAAATTGCAGGCTTTGCTGTAGTGATTGCTTTTATCATTTTTCATGTCGTAATCGGCTATTTATTAGAATTAAAAGGTATTACACTTGAAACGACTTCCGTTGAATATTTAATGCAAGATGGATTAAACCAAATCAAAGCATTTGAGATCTCTAATGCCTATGAAAGTATGTTAGGTGTATTTACGTACCGTATGGGAGTGTTTGGTGGAATACTTGTAGGATTATGGACTGCATTTATTCATAACAGATACCATACGAAGCAACTTCCTACAGCTTTTAGCTTCTTTAGTGGGAATCGTTTTGTGCCAATCGTTATTATTGTTACAATCCCGTTCCTTTCTATTATCACTTTCTTTATCTGGCCTTACTTTAATAGCGCCATCAATGGTCTAGGAAGTTTGATAAGTAAATCAGGCGCATTGGGTACTTTTATGTATGGGTTTTCCGAGCGGTTGCTTATTCCAACGGGTCTCCATCACGTATTGAACCAATTGATTCGTTTTACACCAATCGGCGGTACAGCAGTAGTTGACGGTGAAACAGTATCAGGGGCATTAACGATTTTTAACTCCGTAATGGCGTCATCACAACCTGATATTGATATATTAAGACAATCGACGCGCTTTCTAACTCAAGGTACTCATGCATTTATGGTATTTGGATTACCTGCCGCATGTTATGCCATGTATAAGACATCTTATTTGAAACAGCGTCCTAAGATTAAAGGAATGCTTCTTGCATCAGCACTTACTGCTTTTATAACAGGTATTACGGAACCAATAGAATTTGCTTTTATCTTTATTTCACCAGTTCTTTGGTTGTTCCATGCATTTATGGCAGGTTTATCTTTCTTAATCATGACTTTAATGGATGTTGCTGTCGGGAATGCTGGAGGCGGAATGATTGATCTAACCATTTTTGGAATTTTACAAGGTACGTATACGAGATGGTACTTGATTGTATTAGTAGGGATCGTTTATGCTGTAATTTATTACTTTGTGTTTAAATTCGTGATTGAGAAATTTAATATTAAAACACCTGGTAGAAGTGATGAGTCTGATTTAAATGAAGAAGACGAAATTGTAGCATCAGATGATAACCATTTTGGAGCTAATATTCTACAAGCATTAGGTGGCAAAGAAAATATTGTTGAAATTGATAACTGTATATCTAGATTACGGTTAGTACTAAACGACACTTCATTAGTAAATGAATCATTGCTAAAAGCAACGGGATCAATGGGGTTGGTTAAAATTGATAACAAAAACCTTCAAGTTGTCTATGGTTCTAAAGTAGAACAAGCTGCACGATCTTTAAAAAATGAAGTAAGGAAATAG
- a CDS encoding DUF3885 domain-containing protein produces MTFHQWWSSIYQNGLHAPLFYTMPVGLRFEIGPVEYSTSDPNYFKIAEKRAQMIWNDLFKPEEEVYVVLQKYHTRAETYRRHRFLNRYFYERPPFCQLSYEVLPNPYDDEDDETKLHRFAVKTTVANVKKRAWIQKCIWKDFTGKGIFNNFELYIVRIKDGVVYYLYDDRGLDVAGKAKAPLQALYDSRTSFLLEYDRQRMDKQFAVR; encoded by the coding sequence ATGACATTTCACCAATGGTGGTCATCTATATATCAAAATGGCTTACATGCACCACTTTTTTATACCATGCCTGTTGGATTGCGATTTGAAATTGGACCAGTTGAATATTCAACCAGTGATCCTAACTACTTTAAAATTGCTGAAAAAAGGGCGCAAATGATTTGGAACGATTTATTTAAACCGGAAGAGGAAGTGTACGTAGTGTTACAAAAATATCATACCCGAGCAGAAACATATCGCAGGCATCGCTTCTTGAATCGCTATTTTTATGAGCGCCCTCCATTTTGTCAGCTGAGTTATGAGGTCTTGCCAAATCCATATGATGATGAAGATGATGAAACAAAGCTTCACCGCTTTGCCGTTAAAACTACCGTCGCGAACGTAAAGAAAAGAGCGTGGATTCAGAAGTGCATTTGGAAAGATTTTACGGGAAAGGGGATTTTCAATAATTTCGAGTTATATATAGTCCGAATAAAGGATGGCGTTGTTTATTATCTATACGATGATCGCGGTTTAGACGTGGCAGGAAAAGCGAAAGCTCCTTTACAAGCATTATATGATTCTCGTACATCATTTTTATTAGAATACGATAGACAAAGAATGGATAAGCAATTTGCAGTGCGGTAG
- a CDS encoding MurR/RpiR family transcriptional regulator, whose protein sequence is MNLEVLINKYYDQLNDNDLHVISYVSQNIELCKDKTVTEIAKYCNVSPSTIIRTTKKLGFHGYSEFRYFLKEEADRRKETRVPNNQYFNSSVILKDVKETIKLFEQDKSLEKIYQLFLESDHIFAYGTGYGQNLMLKDFSRCLLNNNIYLNIIPSKTELELISQSITPNDLLIVASLSGNMKSIDSMVRNIAVKQVPMVSVTVFSRNELAYLADYNLYYQVSNLNKISQLNNSSFCTLNLVLSLLYEGFINYLKEVE, encoded by the coding sequence ATGAATTTAGAGGTGCTGATTAATAAATACTATGATCAATTAAATGATAATGATTTACATGTCATCAGTTATGTTAGCCAAAATATAGAGTTGTGTAAGGATAAAACGGTTACAGAGATTGCTAAGTATTGCAATGTCTCGCCTTCTACGATCATTAGAACAACGAAGAAACTAGGCTTCCATGGCTATAGTGAATTTCGCTATTTTCTAAAAGAAGAAGCGGACCGCAGGAAAGAAACGAGGGTGCCAAATAACCAATATTTCAATAGCTCAGTTATACTAAAAGATGTGAAGGAAACGATTAAACTTTTTGAACAGGATAAAAGTTTAGAAAAAATATATCAATTATTTTTAGAGTCCGATCATATTTTTGCTTATGGAACCGGATATGGGCAAAATTTAATGCTTAAAGACTTTTCAAGATGCTTATTGAACAATAATATTTATTTAAATATCATACCAAGTAAAACTGAACTTGAATTAATCTCTCAAAGTATTACTCCAAATGATTTATTAATAGTTGCCTCTTTATCTGGGAATATGAAATCCATTGATTCGATGGTTAGAAATATTGCTGTAAAGCAGGTACCGATGGTTTCAGTTACTGTTTTTTCCAGAAATGAATTAGCTTATTTAGCAGACTATAATCTTTATTATCAAGTGTCTAATTTAAATAAAATTAGCCAATTAAACAACTCATCATTTTGTACATTAAATCTGGTGTTAAGTTTATTGTACGAGGGGTTTATCAATTATCTAAAAGAGGTCGAATGA
- a CDS encoding PTS sugar transporter subunit IIA — MLNFLKKKNKLIKIKSPIMGTALPLSEVPDEVFASKMMDDGVAFEPTEGILYAPIDGEVIQVFPTMHAVGITSNHGLEILLHIGIDTVNLSGEGFESFISVGDKVTVGKN, encoded by the coding sequence ATGTTAAACTTTTTAAAAAAGAAGAATAAACTAATTAAAATAAAATCGCCAATTATGGGAACTGCGCTTCCTCTATCTGAAGTTCCGGATGAAGTATTTGCTTCAAAAATGATGGATGATGGCGTAGCTTTCGAACCGACAGAAGGCATATTATATGCACCAATTGATGGAGAAGTCATTCAAGTATTCCCGACGATGCATGCGGTAGGAATCACATCCAATCATGGTTTAGAAATATTATTGCATATTGGAATAGACACGGTGAATTTATCAGGGGAAGGGTTTGAAAGTTTTATTAGTGTTGGCGACAAGGTTACAGTCGGGAAAAATTAA
- a CDS encoding DUF2332 domain-containing protein produces the protein MLEKEKGMLAQRFRNFAKHECKDSSELYEFLSKQIAEDKELLELCTHTRAGQPIPNMLFGAVHYLLLKGTSHRLSEYYPSIVQEPKDIKASFIPFQDFCLHHKAEIQTLLESKLVQTNEIRRCAYLYPSFCYMYNITKKPLALIEIGTSAGLQLLWDTYSYSYINNGTVYGNSQSSVHISSEIKGMGSPLLYADSPPVTWKVGIDLHVSDVNDPADVQWLEALIWPEHQERLALFKNAVKQMQENPVKLIEGDGVALLPEVAEKAPKDATICVFHTHVANQISKELKLKLLQNIKRIGSKRDIFHLYNNIWDGDLHLDYVVGGKEYHHTIGETDGHGRWFSWNLFDGKG, from the coding sequence GTGTTGGAAAAAGAAAAAGGTATGCTAGCACAACGATTTAGGAATTTTGCTAAGCATGAATGTAAAGATTCCAGCGAATTATATGAATTTTTATCCAAACAAATTGCGGAGGATAAAGAATTATTAGAATTATGCACACATACAAGAGCAGGCCAGCCGATTCCCAATATGTTATTCGGTGCGGTTCACTATTTATTATTAAAGGGCACAAGCCATAGGTTAAGCGAGTATTACCCTAGCATTGTTCAGGAGCCTAAAGATATTAAAGCTTCCTTTATTCCTTTTCAAGACTTTTGTCTCCATCATAAAGCTGAAATACAAACGCTTTTAGAAAGCAAGTTAGTTCAAACAAATGAAATAAGACGCTGTGCCTATCTTTACCCAAGCTTTTGCTATATGTATAACATTACTAAAAAGCCACTAGCTTTGATTGAAATTGGCACCAGTGCTGGGCTTCAGTTATTATGGGACACTTATAGTTATTCATATATCAATAATGGCACGGTTTATGGTAATTCGCAATCATCTGTACATATATCTTCGGAGATTAAAGGTATGGGTAGCCCCTTACTCTATGCAGACAGCCCACCGGTAACATGGAAAGTAGGTATTGATTTACATGTCAGCGATGTAAATGATCCAGCAGATGTGCAGTGGTTAGAAGCGTTAATATGGCCAGAACATCAGGAAAGGTTGGCTTTGTTTAAAAATGCTGTCAAACAGATGCAGGAAAATCCAGTCAAACTAATCGAAGGGGACGGAGTGGCTTTACTGCCTGAGGTTGCTGAGAAAGCACCTAAAGATGCAACAATTTGTGTTTTCCATACTCATGTTGCTAACCAAATATCAAAAGAGTTAAAGTTGAAGCTACTTCAAAACATTAAAAGGATTGGCAGCAAAAGAGACATCTTCCATCTTTATAATAACATATGGGATGGTGACCTTCACCTGGACTACGTAGTTGGGGGAAAGGAATATCATCATACAATTGGAGAGACAGATGGGCATGGTAGATGGTTCAGTTGGAATTTATTCGATGGCAAAGGATAA
- a CDS encoding M20 family metallo-hydrolase produces the protein MEVNLARVIKDIETLATFTATPGNGVTRSSYSHEDKLAKEYLKNEMERIGLKVWEDGFSTLFGRREGKNPDAPVIMIGSHYDSVVNGGAFDGVAGTVAALEILRVFHENNIENEYPIEIIAMNAEEGETFGSGTGVSNSRALVGTLTEKELDTVKNRHGLTKREAMKEYGLIPDLEAAKREKGSIKNFIELHIEQGPVLDNHNIDIGLVEYLPGIGRYKVNFYGKLADSTAPMDTRQDAMVAASRFVLAVNQIVKSLGPGITGTVGELEVSPNSHQFVPEYVQAKVEIRTFDVETLKNVNLHDLLMKEINSIEAETNVEIELTEMARVGYSNPTPPSVMVKENVELMENICKDLGYKYTIINNGTGHDAMIMADFAPTNFIYVPSKEGISHDPDEWTDYEDIKKGIHVMMQLVYKLCK, from the coding sequence ATGGAGGTTAATCTAGCTAGAGTAATTAAAGACATCGAAACGTTAGCAACTTTTACTGCAACCCCAGGCAATGGAGTTACGAGGTCATCATATTCTCATGAAGATAAATTAGCAAAAGAGTATTTGAAAAACGAAATGGAAAGAATCGGCTTAAAAGTATGGGAAGATGGATTCTCAACATTATTCGGACGTAGAGAAGGGAAAAATCCTGATGCGCCAGTAATTATGATTGGCTCGCATTATGATTCTGTAGTAAATGGGGGAGCTTTTGATGGCGTTGCCGGAACGGTCGCGGCGTTAGAAATCTTGCGTGTTTTTCACGAAAATAATATTGAAAACGAATATCCGATAGAAATCATTGCCATGAATGCGGAAGAAGGCGAAACATTTGGATCAGGTACAGGAGTTTCAAATTCACGGGCACTTGTTGGAACGTTAACAGAAAAAGAACTAGATACTGTTAAAAATAGACATGGTTTAACAAAACGAGAGGCAATGAAAGAATATGGCCTAATTCCTGACTTAGAAGCGGCTAAAAGGGAAAAAGGCTCCATTAAAAATTTCATAGAACTGCATATCGAACAAGGACCTGTTCTTGATAATCATAATATTGATATTGGTTTAGTCGAATATCTTCCAGGAATCGGCAGATATAAAGTGAATTTCTATGGAAAATTAGCAGACTCTACAGCTCCCATGGACACTAGACAAGATGCTATGGTTGCAGCTTCAAGATTTGTTTTAGCCGTGAACCAAATTGTTAAATCGTTAGGCCCTGGCATTACCGGAACAGTAGGAGAGTTGGAAGTCTCGCCTAATTCCCATCAATTCGTACCAGAGTATGTGCAAGCCAAAGTAGAAATCAGAACTTTTGATGTAGAAACGCTTAAAAATGTTAATTTACATGACCTATTGATGAAAGAAATAAACTCTATCGAAGCAGAAACAAACGTAGAGATAGAGTTGACCGAAATGGCTCGAGTAGGCTACAGCAACCCAACTCCTCCTAGCGTAATGGTAAAAGAAAACGTAGAGCTCATGGAGAACATTTGTAAAGACTTAGGTTATAAATATACGATCATCAACAATGGAACTGGGCATGATGCAATGATTATGGCAGATTTTGCGCCTACGAATTTTATATATGTACCAAGTAAAGAAGGTATATCCCATGATCCAGATGAATGGACAGACTACGAGGATATAAAAAAGGGCATTCATGTGATGATGCAATTAGTATATAAATTATGTAAATAA
- a CDS encoding bile acid:sodium symporter family protein: MQSFIKFSHFVGRTFAIWVLLVAVVAFLFPEQFLWIGSYISIMLGIIMFGMGMTLSVQDFREVVRQPKSVAIGVSSQFVLMPLIAYGLAKGLNLPPEIAIGVILVGACPGGTASNVMTFLAKGNTALSVAITSVSTLLAPLLTPAIIYFLAREWLEVSVSSMFMSVVKIVLLPIVLGLIVQLFLKEQAKKTVDLMPLISVVAIVLIVAAVVAGSKDKIIESGLLIFAVVILHNGLGYLIGFFVAKLFKLEFMDQKAVSIEVGMQNSGLGAALAAAHFSPLAAVPSAIFSFWHNISGPILATYWAQKPNK, from the coding sequence ATGCAATCATTCATCAAATTCAGTCATTTTGTCGGAAGAACATTCGCAATATGGGTACTTCTAGTAGCAGTCGTTGCATTCCTGTTCCCAGAGCAATTTTTATGGATTGGCAGTTATATATCCATTATGCTTGGGATTATCATGTTTGGCATGGGGATGACGTTATCTGTTCAAGATTTTCGTGAAGTGGTTCGCCAACCGAAAAGTGTTGCTATAGGTGTTAGTTCACAATTTGTATTAATGCCACTCATCGCTTATGGTTTGGCAAAAGGGTTAAACTTGCCGCCAGAAATTGCCATTGGGGTTATTTTAGTTGGTGCTTGCCCAGGGGGAACTGCATCCAATGTGATGACATTTTTGGCTAAAGGAAACACTGCCCTATCGGTTGCTATAACATCTGTATCAACCTTGCTTGCTCCATTACTAACACCAGCTATCATTTACTTTCTGGCAAGGGAATGGTTAGAAGTCTCGGTATCGAGCATGTTTATGTCTGTCGTGAAAATTGTCTTATTACCAATTGTTTTAGGTCTAATTGTCCAACTTTTCTTAAAAGAACAAGCAAAGAAAACGGTTGATTTGATGCCATTAATTTCTGTAGTCGCTATCGTTTTGATTGTAGCAGCAGTGGTCGCAGGAAGTAAGGACAAGATAATTGAATCTGGCTTGCTCATATTTGCTGTCGTCATTTTACATAATGGATTAGGCTATTTAATTGGCTTTTTCGTTGCAAAATTGTTTAAGTTAGAATTTATGGACCAAAAAGCTGTTTCTATTGAAGTAGGGATGCAAAATTCAGGACTAGGCGCTGCACTAGCTGCTGCTCATTTCAGTCCATTGGCAGCAGTTCCAAGTGCTATTTTTAGTTTTTGGCATAATATATCAGGTCCCATACTTGCAACATATTGGGCGCAAAAACCAAATAAATGA